In Candidatus Manganitrophaceae bacterium, one DNA window encodes the following:
- a CDS encoding flippase, which produces MINTFRAVLRKSGALSAIVENTMVMVFLKGLTGIARVFLFLLIARQFGPAEFGVFSLVYAFVEIFRSLSDLGVDTVLIRRLSRQQGAVEALIGNAFALKCLFATGGYLIALISFSFLYPDIGGRPFLLILATTIYTTLLINLFNTYFQAKLRLIEAALGHIISALSYILLTLIILRGGGSLLLICFIVPVTELANLIILFKIYGRYGRVRPQFQSAVARELIGESLPVGLSVMMIVIYMRMDQLLLGWFQGTTAVGEYAAAFRITEPFMLIFTSLSLSLYASLSSPSGDFFQKGSRRIVSKVLMVTFLSTLSVASLLSFYARPLIGWVVTPSDRVTLVLMILSGSIVFKSINAMLTAIINSLGKYRVVTAVAAGNLLINSILGFVLIPRYSMIGAAIAVVVTEAINTAIQSIYVFKIAGRRPVG; this is translated from the coding sequence ATGATAAATACCTTCCGAGCCGTCCTCAGAAAATCCGGAGCTCTTTCCGCCATCGTCGAGAACACGATGGTGATGGTCTTCCTCAAGGGACTGACGGGGATCGCCCGCGTCTTTCTTTTTCTTCTGATCGCCAGACAGTTTGGCCCGGCGGAGTTCGGCGTCTTTTCGCTCGTCTATGCTTTCGTGGAAATATTCAGGTCTCTCTCCGATCTCGGCGTTGATACGGTTCTCATCAGAAGGCTCTCCCGACAGCAGGGCGCCGTTGAAGCGCTGATCGGAAATGCGTTTGCCTTGAAATGCCTTTTCGCGACCGGCGGCTACCTCATTGCGCTGATTTCTTTCTCCTTCCTTTATCCCGATATCGGCGGCCGTCCTTTCCTGCTGATTTTGGCGACGACCATTTATACCACGCTCTTAATTAATCTATTCAATACCTATTTCCAGGCAAAACTGCGATTGATTGAGGCCGCGCTGGGCCACATCATCAGCGCCCTCTCTTATATCTTGTTGACGCTGATCATCCTTCGAGGCGGGGGCTCGCTCCTGCTGATCTGTTTCATCGTTCCGGTGACGGAGCTGGCCAACTTAATTATTCTCTTTAAAATTTATGGCCGTTATGGAAGGGTCCGCCCGCAGTTTCAATCGGCCGTCGCGCGCGAATTAATTGGAGAGAGCCTCCCGGTCGGTCTGTCGGTCATGATGATCGTGATCTATATGAGAATGGATCAGCTTCTTCTCGGATGGTTTCAAGGGACCACCGCCGTGGGGGAGTATGCGGCGGCCTTTCGGATCACAGAACCGTTTATGTTGATTTTCACATCGCTCTCCCTCTCCCTTTATGCTTCTCTTTCGTCTCCCTCCGGCGACTTTTTCCAGAAAGGAAGTCGGAGGATCGTCTCAAAGGTCTTGATGGTCACCTTCCTGTCGACCCTCTCCGTCGCCTCTCTTCTCTCGTTCTATGCCCGTCCGCTCATCGGCTGGGTGGTGACCCCTTCCGACAGAGTTACCTTGGTGTTGATGATATTGAGCGGCTCGATCGTCTTTAAATCGATCAATGCCATGTTGACCGCCATAATCAACTCGCTCGGAAAGTACCGCGTTGTGACTGCGGTGGCCGCCGGCAATCTCTTGATCAATTCAATCCTCGGTTTTGTTCTCATCCCCCGCTATAGTATGATAGGGGCGGCGATCGCGGTGGTGGTCACGGAGGCGATCAACACCGCAATTCAGTCGATTTATGTCTTTAAAATAGCGGGGAGGAGACCGGTTGGCTAA
- a CDS encoding class I SAM-dependent methyltransferase, with translation MAKEDQNRPAGQIEDLDIDLLYAWGDASQIRKNQARYLPYFQQAPGVILDLGCGRGIMLDLFKQAGLNGYGLDLSEKAVQLCKNKGLDAVQGDALGHLRSLRDESIGGIFCSHVIEHLQPNEAMEMIRQFQRVMKKGGRLILITPNASDLRTSERFWLDPTHVRPYPEKLLVLLLQRAGFKVIKTTRDKEPNKHFLVALAKTFLNLWFMGFMFKGDLVVIAERDASSVGERGTMSSP, from the coding sequence TTGGCTAAAGAAGATCAGAATCGGCCCGCCGGGCAGATCGAAGATCTCGATATCGATCTTCTGTATGCCTGGGGAGATGCGTCGCAGATTCGGAAGAACCAGGCGCGCTATCTCCCTTACTTTCAACAGGCGCCCGGCGTCATCCTCGATCTCGGTTGCGGGCGGGGAATCATGCTCGATCTGTTTAAGCAGGCCGGATTAAACGGCTATGGTCTCGACCTTTCGGAGAAGGCGGTTCAACTCTGCAAGAACAAAGGGCTCGATGCGGTTCAGGGGGACGCGCTCGGCCATCTTCGTTCTCTCCGGGATGAATCCATCGGAGGGATTTTTTGCTCGCATGTCATTGAGCATCTGCAGCCGAATGAGGCGATGGAGATGATCCGCCAATTCCAACGGGTGATGAAGAAGGGGGGCCGCCTGATTTTAATCACCCCCAACGCCAGTGATCTGAGAACCTCGGAGCGGTTCTGGCTCGACCCGACCCATGTCCGGCCCTATCCCGAGAAATTGTTGGTGCTTCTGCTCCAGCGGGCCGGCTTTAAGGTGATCAAGACGACCCGGGACAAGGAGCCGAACAAACACTTCCTGGTAGCGCTTGCAAAGACCTTTTTAAATCTCTGGTTCATGGGTTTTATGTTTAAAGGAGATCTGGTCGTCATCGCGGAGCGCGATGCGTCGTCTGTTGGGGAGCGCGGGACGATGTCCTCTCCATGA